A stretch of Mus caroli chromosome 5, CAROLI_EIJ_v1.1, whole genome shotgun sequence DNA encodes these proteins:
- the Ache gene encoding acetylcholinesterase → MRPPWYPLHTPSLAFPLLFLLLSLLGGGARAEGREDPQLLVRVRGGQLRGIRLKAPGGPVSAFLGIPFAEPPVGSRRFMPPEPKRPWSGVLDATTFQNVCYQYVDTLYPGFEGTEMWNPNRELSEDCLYLNVWTPYPRPASPTPVLIWIYGGGFYSGAASLDVYDGRFLAQVEGAVLVSMNYRVGTFGFLALPGSREAPGNVGLLDQRLALQWVQENIAAFGGDPMSVTLFGESAGAASVGMHILSLPSRSLFHRAVLQSGTPNGPWATVSAGEARRRATLLARLVGCPPGGAGGNDTELIACLRTRPAQDLVDHEWHVLPQESIFRFSFVPVVDGDFLSDTPEALINTGDFQDLQVLVGVVKDEGSYFLVYGVPGFSKDNESLISRAQFLAGVRIGVPQASDLAAEAVVLHYTDWLHPEDPTHLRDAMSAVVGDHNVVCPVAQLAGRLAAQGARVYAYYFEHRASTLTWPLWMGVPHGYEIEFIFGLPLDPSLNYTTEERIFAQRLMKYWTNFARTGDPNDPRDSKSPQWPPYTTAAQQYVSLNLKPLEVRRGLRAQTCAFWNRFLPKLLSATDTLDEAERQWKAEFHRWSSYMVHWKNQFDHYSKQERCSDL, encoded by the exons ATGAGGCCTCCCTGGTATCCCCTGCATACACCTTCCCTGGCTTttccactcctcttcctcctcctctccctcctgggAGGAGGGGCAAGGGCTGAGGGCCGGGAAGATCCGCAGCTGCTGGTGAGGGTTCGAGGGGGCCAGCTGAGGGGCATCCGCCTGAAGGCCCCTGGAGGCCCAGTCTCAGCTTTTCTGGGCATCCCCTTTGCAGAGCCACCTGTGGGCTCACGTAGATTTATGCCACCAGAGCCCAAGCGGCCCTGGTCAGGAGTGTTGGATGCTACCACCTTCCAAAATGTCTGCTACCAGTACGTGGACACCCTGTACCCTGGGTTTGAGGGTACTGAGATGTGGAACCCCAACCGAGAGCTGAGTGAAGACTGCCTGTATCTTAATGTGTGGACACCATACCCCAGGCCTGCTTCTCCCACACCTGTCCTCATCTGGATCTATGGGGGTGGTTTCTACAGCGGAGCGGCCTCCTTGGATGTGTATGACGGCCGTTTCCTGGCCCAGGTTGAGGGAGCTGTGTTGGTATCTATGAACTACCGAGTGGGAACCTTTGGCTTCTTGGCccttccaggaagcagagaagcccCTGGCAATGTAGGTCTGCTGGATCAACGGCTTGCCTTGCAATGGGTGCAAGAAAATATTGCAGCCTTTGGGGGCGACCCGATGTCAGTGACTCTGTTTGGGGAGAGTGCAGGTGCAGCCTCCGTGGGCATGCACATACTGTCCCTGCCCAGCAGGAGCCTCTTCCACAGGGCTGTCCTCCAGAGTGGCACACCCAATGGGCCCTGGGCCACTGTGAGTGCCGGAGAAGCAAGGCGCAGGGCCACGCTGCTGGCCCGCCTTGTGGGCTGTCCCCCAGGTGGCGCTGGTGGCAATGACACCGAGCTGATAGCCTGCTTGAGGACAAGGCCCGCTCAGGACCTGGTGGACCACGAGTGGCACGTCCTGCCTCAAGAAAGTATCTTCCGGTTTTCCTTCGTGCCTGTGGTAGACGGGGACTTCCTCAGTGACACACCGGAGGCTCTCATCAATACTGGAGATTTTCAAGACTTGCAG GTGCTGGTGGGTGTGGTGAAGGACGAGGGCTCCTACTTTCTGGTTTACGGGGTCCCAGGCTTCAGCAAAGACAATGAATCTCTCATCAGCCGGGCCCAGTTCCTGGCTGGGGTGCGGATCGGTGTACCCCAAGCAAGTGACCTGGCGGCCGAGGCTGTGGTCCTGCATTACACAGACTGGCTGCACCCTGAGGACCCTACCCACCTGAGAGATGCCATGAGTGCAGTGGTAGGCGACCACAACGTTGTGTGCCCTGTGGCCCAGCTGGCTGGGCGACTGGCTGCCCAAGGGGCCCGGGTCTATGCCTACTACTTTGAACACCGTGCCTCCACACTGACTTGGCCCCTCTGGATGGGGGTGCCCCATGGCTATGAAATTGAGTTCATCTTTGGGCTCCCCCTGGATCCCTCGCTGAACTACACCACGGAGGAGAGGATCTTTGCTCAGCGACTTATGAAATACTGGACCAATTTTGCCCGCACAGG ggACCCCAATGACCCTCGAGACTCCAAATCTCCACAGTGGCCACCGTACACCACTGCCGCGCAGCAATATGTGAGCCTGAACCTGAAGCCCTTAGAGGTGCGGCGGGGACTGCGCGCCCAGACCTGCGCCTTCTGGAATCGCTTTCTCCCCAAATTGCTCAGCGCCACCG